A genomic window from Agrobacterium tumefaciens includes:
- a CDS encoding ABC transporter substrate-binding protein, translating into MKKIILASGTALMLTMGAAQAQDKTLTISVYAFAQDEFKELVYTPFEKQCGCKLVVETGNSVERLAKMEANKANPVVDLAIVSMADALSATRKDLIQKIDASKVPNIDKLYDIAKDPNGDGMSVGVNFYATSIVYRTDKMKVDSWADLLKDGIVDHVAFPNVTTNQGPPALYMLGKAIGKDTPDLSGAIEAVGEKKDDIVTFYVKSSQLVQLMQQEEIWAAPIGRFSWAPFTKLDLPLAWATPKEGQTGGMNVLVVPKGTKNEDLALQFMDFWLSTDVQKALAEKLVDSPTNREVKVSDEVANNITYGDETAKSLQLIPSDVTLDNRDKWLSEWNSKVGQ; encoded by the coding sequence ATGAAAAAAATCATTCTTGCATCAGGCACCGCCCTGATGCTGACGATGGGTGCCGCGCAGGCGCAGGACAAGACGCTGACGATCTCGGTCTATGCCTTCGCGCAGGACGAATTCAAGGAACTGGTCTATACGCCGTTCGAAAAGCAATGCGGCTGCAAGCTGGTCGTCGAGACCGGCAACAGCGTCGAACGTCTGGCCAAGATGGAGGCCAACAAGGCCAATCCGGTGGTCGATCTCGCCATCGTTTCCATGGCGGATGCGCTTTCCGCCACCCGCAAGGACCTGATCCAGAAGATCGACGCTTCCAAGGTCCCGAATATCGACAAGCTCTATGATATCGCCAAGGACCCGAATGGCGACGGCATGAGCGTCGGCGTCAATTTCTACGCCACCTCAATCGTTTACCGCACCGACAAGATGAAGGTCGATAGCTGGGCCGATCTCCTCAAGGACGGCATCGTCGACCATGTCGCTTTCCCGAACGTCACCACCAATCAGGGCCCGCCGGCGCTTTACATGCTCGGCAAGGCTATCGGCAAGGATACGCCTGATCTTTCCGGCGCCATCGAGGCTGTGGGCGAAAAGAAGGATGATATTGTCACTTTCTACGTCAAATCCTCGCAGCTGGTGCAGTTGATGCAGCAGGAAGAAATCTGGGCCGCCCCGATCGGCCGCTTCTCCTGGGCGCCTTTCACCAAGCTTGACTTGCCGCTCGCCTGGGCGACGCCCAAGGAAGGCCAGACCGGCGGCATGAATGTGCTCGTGGTGCCGAAGGGTACGAAGAACGAAGATCTGGCATTGCAGTTCATGGATTTCTGGCTCTCGACCGACGTTCAGAAGGCGCTGGCCGAAAAGCTGGTGGACAGCCCGACCAACAGGGAAGTCAAGGTTTCCGACGAGGTGGCGAACAACATCACCTATGGCGACGAAACCGCAAAAAGCCTGCAGCTCATTCCTTCCGACGTGACGCTGGATAACCGCGACAAGTGGCTGTCGGAGTGGAACTCCAAGGTCGGGCAATAA
- a CDS encoding ABC transporter permease, translating to MFQNRAEALALALPAAIFAAAVFLVPVFMLLSEGFHSADGWTLSAYADFFSDPLNQTVFLRTLKLGALVTIVSAVVGYAAAFAIVNLSPGAKGHVVNLVVLPLMISPVARTYAWIVILGRTGIVNQALQAVGLSDAPIRILFSETAVFIGLLQLFLPLMIISLISALENMPKDTIAAARVLGANWLQVFWKVILPLTKEGLVVGGTLVFTGSLTAYITPAILGGSKVLMLETLLYQQVTVSNNFVAASVIAFILIVMSFAANILLKRIATARNKK from the coding sequence ATGTTTCAGAACCGGGCCGAAGCGCTGGCGCTTGCCTTGCCCGCCGCTATTTTTGCGGCGGCGGTCTTTCTTGTGCCGGTCTTCATGCTTCTGTCGGAGGGCTTCCACAGCGCCGATGGCTGGACATTGTCCGCTTACGCCGATTTCTTTTCCGATCCGCTGAACCAGACGGTTTTCCTGCGCACCCTGAAGCTTGGCGCGCTTGTCACCATCGTCTCAGCGGTGGTGGGTTATGCGGCGGCTTTCGCCATCGTCAATCTTTCGCCGGGGGCAAAAGGCCATGTGGTCAATCTGGTCGTGCTGCCGCTGATGATTTCGCCGGTTGCCCGCACCTATGCCTGGATCGTCATTCTGGGCAGAACCGGCATCGTCAACCAGGCGCTGCAGGCTGTCGGCCTGAGTGACGCGCCGATCCGCATCCTGTTTTCCGAAACGGCCGTCTTCATCGGTCTTCTGCAATTGTTTCTGCCGCTGATGATCATCTCCCTCATCAGCGCGCTGGAGAATATGCCGAAGGATACCATCGCCGCCGCGCGCGTTCTCGGCGCAAACTGGTTGCAGGTGTTCTGGAAGGTCATCCTGCCGCTCACCAAGGAAGGGCTGGTTGTCGGCGGCACGCTGGTCTTCACCGGTTCGCTGACGGCCTATATCACGCCCGCCATTCTTGGCGGCTCCAAGGTGCTGATGCTGGAAACCCTGCTTTACCAGCAGGTGACGGTTTCCAACAATTTCGTCGCCGCCAGCGTCATCGCCTTCATCCTGATCGTCATGAGCTTTGCCGCCAATATCCTGCTGAAGCGCATCGCCACCGCAAGGAACAAGAAATGA
- a CDS encoding ABC transporter permease, with the protein MTRQLFIPLTLLLVVGFLIGPFLIIVAASFSAGDTLAFPPQGFSLKWIAKVFTVESFRESFAMSMFLAIGGTFAALILGIPASYAMSRYKLPFAETVRTIVSAPIIVPGIIVGLALLRYFVVPFGIGITLALFLAHTALILPYAVRVVSASLNNLRSDIEEAAVLLGSSRLGAFFRVVLPNIRGGILSAFILGFVTSFNQVPVSLFLSGPGVRTLPIDMLGYMEIVFDPSVAALSSLLAFLSIGIVFMAERFLGFSRYV; encoded by the coding sequence ATGACCCGGCAGCTCTTCATTCCGCTCACGCTTCTGCTTGTCGTCGGTTTCCTCATCGGGCCGTTTCTCATCATCGTTGCCGCCTCGTTTTCGGCCGGCGATACGCTTGCCTTCCCGCCGCAGGGCTTTTCGCTGAAATGGATCGCCAAGGTCTTTACCGTTGAGAGCTTCCGGGAAAGCTTTGCCATGTCGATGTTCCTCGCCATCGGCGGCACCTTTGCAGCGCTCATCCTCGGCATTCCCGCCTCCTACGCCATGTCGCGCTACAAGCTGCCTTTTGCCGAGACGGTGCGCACCATCGTTTCCGCGCCGATCATTGTGCCCGGCATCATCGTGGGTCTCGCGCTGCTGCGTTATTTCGTCGTGCCCTTCGGCATCGGCATCACGCTTGCTTTGTTTCTCGCGCACACAGCCCTCATCCTGCCCTATGCGGTGCGGGTGGTATCGGCCAGCCTCAACAATCTGCGCTCGGACATCGAAGAAGCGGCGGTGCTGCTCGGCTCGTCGCGGCTCGGTGCGTTTTTCCGCGTGGTGCTGCCGAATATTCGTGGCGGCATTCTCTCTGCCTTCATTCTCGGTTTCGTGACGAGCTTCAACCAGGTGCCGGTATCGCTGTTCCTGTCGGGGCCTGGCGTGCGCACGCTGCCCATCGACATGCTGGGTTACATGGAAATCGTCTTCGATCCTTCCGTGGCCGCACTCTCTTCGCTGCTCGCCTTCCTTTCCATCGGCATCGTCTTCATGGCCGAACGTTTTCTGGGGTTCTCCCGTTATGTCTGA
- a CDS encoding ABC transporter ATP-binding protein translates to MSDANYLSLQKVSLAYGNSIAVKDLDLDIRKGELLALLGPSGCGKTTTMRAIAGLMPVAGGRIDLDGADITRVAANKRAVGLVFQSYALFPHLTVYENVAFGLKLKGMSGKTLEDKVASGLKSVGLSNFASRKPAELSGGQQQRVALARSMVMEPKVLLLDEPLSNLDARLRLEMRTELQRVQKETGVTMIFVTHDQIEALALADRIVVMKGGKIEQIGTPEEIYNAPVSSFVADFVGFENIFALEGGALKTANGMTPLPGPVLSASGLAWRPRMVTLGSGPFQGTVRGTSFAGNSREYLLDTPLGPIKAETDAALAAHTIGDTLAFDLPVEKAASLKVFN, encoded by the coding sequence ATGTCTGACGCAAATTACCTTTCGCTCCAAAAAGTCTCGCTCGCTTATGGCAACAGCATTGCCGTCAAGGATCTCGATCTCGATATCCGCAAGGGCGAGCTGCTCGCGCTTCTCGGGCCTTCGGGCTGCGGCAAGACCACGACGATGCGCGCCATTGCCGGGCTGATGCCGGTGGCGGGCGGGCGTATCGATCTCGATGGGGCCGATATCACCCGTGTCGCCGCCAACAAGCGCGCCGTGGGTCTGGTGTTCCAGTCCTATGCGCTTTTCCCGCATCTGACGGTCTATGAAAACGTCGCCTTCGGCCTGAAGCTCAAGGGCATGAGCGGCAAGACGCTGGAGGACAAGGTCGCCTCCGGCCTGAAATCGGTCGGCTTGTCCAACTTCGCCTCGCGCAAGCCGGCGGAGCTTTCCGGCGGCCAGCAGCAGCGCGTGGCGCTGGCGCGCTCCATGGTCATGGAACCGAAGGTGCTCCTGCTCGATGAGCCGCTTTCCAACCTCGATGCCCGCCTGCGCCTTGAAATGCGCACCGAATTGCAGCGCGTGCAGAAGGAAACCGGCGTGACGATGATCTTCGTCACCCATGACCAGATCGAGGCCCTGGCGCTGGCTGATCGCATTGTCGTCATGAAGGGCGGTAAGATCGAACAGATCGGCACGCCGGAAGAGATTTATAACGCACCGGTTTCGTCCTTCGTGGCGGATTTCGTCGGTTTCGAAAACATCTTCGCGCTGGAAGGCGGCGCGCTCAAAACCGCAAACGGCATGACACCGCTTCCCGGACCAGTCCTTTCAGCATCCGGACTGGCCTGGCGGCCGCGCATGGTCACCCTTGGTTCAGGTCCTTTCCAGGGAACCGTGCGCGGCACCTCCTTTGCCGGCAACAGCCGCGAATATCTGCTGGATACGCCGCTTGGGCCCATCAAGGCGGAAACCGATGCGGCGCTTGCCGCCCATACGATTGGAGATACGCTCGCTTTCGATCTGCCGGTTGAAAAGGCGGCGAGCCTCAAGGTGTTCAACTGA
- a CDS encoding nucleoside hydrolase yields the protein MGVWIDTDMGFDDIAAIMVVQSSGLAIDGISLVFGNATLQAVCRNAAGAVAAFGWSMPIHQGRAMPVLGALETAQCILGDSGIPTVGQSLPDAPALPKSNAFAALCSWLEGAGEKRVLALGPLTNIAALCLARPDLAARISDLTWMGGGVTSGNHTASAEFNAFADPEALAIVLSHGLPLRMVDLDACRKVTASPADVLPIRNAGGKNAGLIADLLEGFIGIATRRGRPAMALYDPVAAVGFTSDLLGWRHARIDVELHAALTRGRTVVETRLEKVQAFNAHFAESVNAEAATAAVLEALRQEAAR from the coding sequence ATGGGTGTATGGATCGATACCGATATGGGCTTTGACGATATTGCCGCCATCATGGTGGTGCAATCGTCGGGCCTTGCCATTGACGGCATTTCGCTGGTCTTCGGCAATGCGACGCTTCAGGCGGTCTGCCGCAATGCCGCCGGCGCCGTTGCCGCCTTCGGCTGGTCGATGCCGATCCATCAGGGCCGCGCCATGCCGGTGCTGGGCGCGCTCGAAACCGCGCAATGCATTCTGGGCGATAGCGGCATTCCGACCGTCGGCCAAAGCCTGCCGGATGCGCCGGCTCTGCCGAAAAGCAATGCTTTCGCCGCTCTCTGCAGCTGGCTGGAGGGAGCAGGCGAAAAGCGTGTCCTCGCGCTTGGACCGCTCACCAATATTGCCGCCCTGTGCCTTGCCCGACCTGATCTTGCGGCCAGAATTTCCGATCTGACCTGGATGGGTGGCGGCGTGACCAGCGGCAACCACACCGCCTCGGCTGAATTCAACGCCTTTGCCGATCCCGAAGCGCTGGCCATCGTGCTCTCCCACGGCTTGCCGCTGCGCATGGTCGATCTGGACGCCTGCCGCAAAGTCACCGCCTCGCCTGCCGATGTGCTGCCGATCCGCAATGCCGGTGGTAAAAACGCCGGGCTGATCGCCGATCTGCTGGAAGGTTTCATCGGCATCGCCACGAGACGCGGCCGGCCGGCCATGGCGCTTTACGATCCTGTCGCCGCCGTCGGCTTCACCTCCGACCTGCTTGGCTGGCGCCATGCACGCATCGATGTCGAACTGCACGCAGCGCTGACACGCGGGCGAACCGTGGTTGAAACGCGCCTGGAGAAGGTTCAGGCCTTCAACGCGCATTTTGCCGAAAGCGTGAATGCCGAAGCCGCGACGGCTGCCGTTCTTGAGGCGCTGCGCCAGGAGGCCGCCCGATGA
- a CDS encoding adenine deaminase: MKTQFPTREPADLTDDALRTRAVAAARGDAPFDVLITGGTLVDVVTGELRAADIGIVGALIASVHERASRSDAARIIDAAGAYVSPGLIDTHMHIESSMVTPAVYAKAVVARGVTTIVWDPHEFGNVHGVEGVRWVAKAIENLPLRAILLAPSSVPSAPGLERGGADFDAGILADILSWPQIGGVAEIMNMRGVIERDPRMSGIVQAGLVSEKLLCGHARGLKDADLNAFMAAGVSSDHELVSAEDLMAKLRAGLTIELRGSHDHLLPEFVEALNALGHLPQTVTLCTDDVFPDDLLRGGGLDDVVRRLVGYGLKPEWALRAATLNAAQRLGRADLGLIAAGRRADIVIFEDLSSFAARHVLVGGRAVAEGGHMLVDIPACDAAALEGSMKLPLREADDFRVASEGARVRLATIDRPRFTQWGEVEAEVKDGFVVPPEGATMISVTHRHGKAQPVTRTGFLTGWGRWNGAFATTVSHDSHNLTVFGGNAEDMALAANAVIVAGGGMAVASEGKVTALLPLPLSGLVSDAPLEEVAKAFEELREAVGRVVEWQPPYLVFKACFGATLACNIGPHQTDMGIADVLTGRVMESPVIAVVG; this comes from the coding sequence ATGAAGACGCAATTCCCGACGCGCGAGCCGGCGGATCTCACCGACGATGCACTCCGCACCCGCGCGGTTGCCGCCGCACGCGGCGATGCGCCATTTGATGTTCTCATCACTGGCGGAACGCTGGTGGATGTCGTCACGGGAGAGCTTCGCGCTGCCGATATTGGCATCGTCGGCGCGCTGATCGCCAGCGTGCACGAGCGTGCAAGCCGCAGCGACGCTGCACGGATCATCGATGCGGCAGGCGCCTATGTCTCGCCCGGCCTCATCGACACGCATATGCATATTGAAAGCTCGATGGTTACACCGGCCGTCTATGCGAAGGCTGTGGTCGCCCGTGGCGTTACCACCATCGTCTGGGACCCGCATGAATTCGGCAATGTGCACGGTGTGGAAGGGGTGCGCTGGGTGGCGAAAGCAATAGAAAACCTGCCGCTGCGCGCCATTCTGCTTGCGCCGTCGTCAGTGCCGTCAGCACCGGGGCTGGAGCGCGGCGGTGCAGATTTCGACGCCGGAATTCTCGCTGATATCCTCTCCTGGCCGCAGATTGGCGGCGTTGCGGAAATCATGAACATGCGCGGCGTCATCGAGCGTGATCCGCGCATGAGCGGCATCGTGCAGGCGGGGCTCGTCTCGGAGAAGCTTCTCTGCGGCCATGCGCGCGGCCTGAAGGATGCCGATCTCAACGCCTTCATGGCGGCGGGCGTTTCTTCCGATCACGAGCTGGTCTCGGCCGAAGACCTGATGGCGAAGCTCAGGGCGGGGCTCACCATCGAGTTGCGCGGCTCGCACGATCACCTGCTGCCGGAATTCGTGGAGGCGCTGAATGCGCTGGGCCATCTGCCGCAGACGGTGACGCTCTGCACCGACGACGTGTTCCCGGATGACCTGCTGCGCGGCGGCGGACTTGACGATGTGGTACGCCGCCTTGTCGGTTATGGCCTGAAGCCGGAATGGGCGCTGCGCGCCGCAACACTGAATGCTGCGCAAAGGCTCGGCCGTGCCGATCTCGGCCTCATCGCTGCCGGCCGTCGCGCCGACATCGTCATTTTCGAGGATTTGAGCAGCTTTGCGGCCCGCCACGTTCTGGTAGGGGGCAGGGCGGTTGCGGAAGGCGGGCATATGCTCGTCGACATTCCGGCCTGTGATGCGGCGGCGCTCGAAGGCTCGATGAAGCTGCCGCTGCGTGAAGCCGATGATTTCCGCGTTGCCTCCGAGGGCGCGAGGGTGCGCCTTGCCACCATCGACCGTCCTCGCTTCACGCAATGGGGCGAGGTGGAGGCCGAGGTGAAGGACGGCTTCGTCGTTCCGCCTGAGGGCGCGACGATGATTTCCGTCACCCACCGCCACGGCAAGGCCCAGCCGGTCACCAGAACCGGCTTCCTTACCGGCTGGGGACGCTGGAACGGCGCCTTCGCCACCACTGTCTCGCATGACAGCCACAACCTCACCGTTTTTGGCGGCAATGCCGAGGACATGGCGCTCGCCGCCAATGCAGTGATAGTGGCAGGCGGCGGTATGGCTGTCGCCTCTGAAGGCAAGGTCACCGCACTGCTTCCCCTGCCGCTCTCCGGCCTCGTATCGGATGCGCCTCTTGAAGAGGTGGCAAAGGCTTTCGAAGAATTGCGCGAAGCCGTCGGCAGGGTGGTGGAATGGCAGCCGCCCTATCTCGTCTTCAAGGCTTGCTTCGGCGCCACGCTTGCCTGCAATATCGGCCCGCACCAGACGGATATGGGCATTGCCGATGTCCTGACGGGCAGGGTGATGGAAAGCCCGGTGATTGCGGTGGTGGGGTGA
- a CDS encoding amidohydrolase gives MRLLDRIGEDLPFLTELRHDLHAHPELGFEEERTSAIVADLLERAGLKVHRGLGGTGVVGTLQVGNGTRSIGLRADMDALAMPEVPDRPYKSKFPGKMHACGHDGHTAMLLGAARYLARTRDFSGTVHFIFQPAEEGRGGAKKMVEDGLFTLFPCDAVYGLHNMPGLGIDEMAVVEGPQLASSDSWRVTFRGVGTHGAKPHLGRDPVTAAGTFLASLQSIVGRVVDPLQPAVVSACSVQAGDPKALNVIPDLVEIGGTARAYAPDVRNQLETEIGRLARGTAAMFGIEANYEFIRRIPPVINEADATKRALRAAKTVFGNKARTAFPPSTAGDDFAFFAGEAPGCYVWLGNGPAVDGALHHNTSYDFNDAAIVPGAAFWATLVEQELAAE, from the coding sequence ATGAGACTGCTGGACCGCATCGGCGAGGACCTGCCATTCCTGACGGAGCTTCGCCACGATCTCCACGCCCATCCGGAACTGGGCTTTGAAGAGGAGAGGACGAGCGCCATCGTCGCCGACCTGCTCGAAAGGGCGGGATTGAAGGTCCATCGCGGTCTTGGCGGCACCGGCGTGGTCGGCACCCTGCAGGTCGGCAACGGCACCCGCAGCATCGGTCTTCGCGCCGATATGGATGCGCTCGCCATGCCCGAAGTTCCAGACAGGCCCTATAAATCGAAGTTCCCCGGCAAAATGCATGCCTGCGGCCATGACGGCCACACCGCCATGCTGCTGGGTGCCGCGCGTTATCTCGCAAGGACCCGCGATTTTTCCGGCACCGTGCATTTCATCTTCCAGCCGGCCGAAGAGGGCCGCGGCGGCGCGAAAAAAATGGTGGAGGACGGGCTTTTTACGCTGTTTCCCTGCGATGCGGTTTATGGCCTGCACAACATGCCGGGGCTTGGCATTGACGAGATGGCCGTGGTGGAAGGACCGCAGCTCGCCTCTTCCGATAGCTGGCGCGTCACCTTCAGGGGCGTCGGCACCCACGGCGCCAAGCCGCATCTCGGCCGCGACCCGGTGACGGCGGCGGGCACCTTCCTCGCTTCGCTGCAAAGCATCGTCGGCCGCGTCGTCGATCCGCTGCAACCTGCCGTCGTCAGCGCCTGCTCGGTGCAGGCGGGTGACCCGAAGGCGCTCAATGTCATCCCCGATCTCGTCGAAATCGGCGGCACGGCGCGTGCCTATGCGCCAGACGTGCGCAACCAGCTTGAAACGGAAATCGGCAGGCTCGCCAGGGGTACGGCAGCCATGTTCGGCATCGAGGCGAATTACGAATTCATCCGCCGCATTCCGCCTGTCATCAACGAGGCCGATGCAACGAAACGGGCGCTCCGAGCCGCTAAAACCGTCTTCGGCAACAAGGCCCGCACCGCCTTCCCGCCCTCGACGGCCGGCGACGATTTCGCCTTCTTCGCAGGTGAAGCGCCCGGCTGTTACGTCTGGCTCGGCAACGGCCCGGCGGTGGATGGCGCGCTGCACCACAACACGTCCTACGACTTCAACGACGCCGCAATCGTTCCGGGTGCGGCCTTCTGGGCGACACTGGTGGAGCAGGAGCTGGCGGCGGAGTGA
- a CDS encoding phosphoribosyltransferase (Involved in nucleotide synthesis and salvage), translating into MPQSASPAAQSPAAPHEFWQDILAPRTFETAGPHSAFFPAELDDGRQICLPIRPLADGEHALASLIVNQASFEVLEALAADLAQKLLPLKPDVVIGLPTLGLTLAAAVARHLGHSRYVPLGTSRKFWYLEELSVPMSSITTKQEKRLYIDPRMLPLIEGRRVALVDDVISSGSSIISGLSLLASSGIRPVVIGAAMLQSDRWRQKIAAFGPEWPERVRGVFATPLLKKAEDGWRD; encoded by the coding sequence ATGCCGCAATCCGCATCGCCCGCCGCCCAGTCCCCCGCTGCGCCGCATGAATTCTGGCAGGATATTCTTGCACCCCGCACTTTTGAAACGGCAGGCCCGCATTCCGCCTTCTTTCCGGCGGAACTGGATGATGGACGTCAGATCTGCCTGCCAATCCGGCCGCTGGCGGATGGCGAGCACGCGCTGGCCTCGCTCATCGTCAATCAGGCCTCTTTTGAGGTGCTGGAGGCGCTGGCCGCCGATCTTGCCCAGAAGCTTCTCCCCCTCAAGCCCGATGTGGTGATCGGCCTGCCGACGCTCGGGCTGACGCTCGCCGCCGCCGTTGCCCGCCACCTTGGCCATTCCCGTTACGTGCCGCTCGGGACGTCGCGCAAATTCTGGTATCTGGAGGAACTGTCGGTGCCCATGTCCTCCATCACCACCAAACAGGAAAAGCGGCTTTATATCGATCCGCGCATGTTGCCGCTCATCGAGGGCAGGCGGGTGGCGCTGGTGGATGATGTCATATCGAGCGGCAGTTCCATCATTTCAGGTCTTTCGCTTCTCGCCTCGTCCGGCATCCGGCCGGTGGTGATCGGAGCAGCCATGCTGCAATCGGATCGCTGGCGGCAAAAAATCGCTGCTTTCGGGCCGGAATGGCCGGAGCGGGTGAGGGGTGTTTTCGCCACGCCGCTGCTGAAGAAGGCGGAAGACGGCTGGCGGGATTGA
- a CDS encoding peptidase — translation MHAVFDGHNDVLLRLWRNSKAGADPVAEFKNGTREGHIDGPRARAGGLGGGICAIYIPSGDLILQEPDQNGHYNTPLAAPLERQPSLDIAMEKAAIALRLDRAGAWRLCRSTAEIRKAFAEDVFAAVLHMEGCEAIGADLDALEVFYAAGLRSLGPVWSRHNIFGHGVPFSYPMSPDTAPGLTDAGFALVKECNRLGILIDLAHITEKGFWDVAKTTNQPLIASHSNAHALTPVARNLTDRQMDAIKESGGLVGLNYAVTMLRADARDIADTPLSEMVRHIDYMVERMGIDCVALGSDFDGATVPVGVADASGNHNLVAALKSAGYGDGELAKICRENWLRVLSQAWHEPA, via the coding sequence ATGCATGCAGTGTTCGACGGTCATAATGATGTGCTGCTTCGGTTGTGGCGCAACAGCAAGGCCGGCGCCGACCCGGTTGCGGAATTCAAAAACGGCACGCGTGAAGGCCATATCGACGGTCCCCGCGCAAGGGCGGGCGGCCTTGGCGGCGGTATCTGCGCCATCTACATCCCCTCGGGCGATCTGATTTTGCAGGAGCCGGACCAGAACGGCCACTACAACACACCGCTTGCCGCCCCGCTTGAACGCCAGCCCTCGCTTGATATCGCCATGGAAAAGGCGGCGATCGCGCTGAGGCTCGATCGTGCCGGCGCCTGGCGGCTTTGCCGCTCCACGGCGGAAATCCGCAAAGCCTTTGCCGAGGATGTTTTCGCCGCCGTGCTGCATATGGAGGGCTGCGAGGCGATCGGAGCCGATCTCGACGCGCTGGAAGTGTTTTATGCCGCCGGCCTGCGCTCGCTCGGCCCGGTCTGGAGCCGGCACAATATTTTCGGCCACGGGGTTCCCTTCTCCTATCCGATGTCGCCCGATACCGCGCCCGGTCTCACCGATGCCGGTTTTGCGCTGGTGAAGGAATGCAACCGGCTCGGTATTCTAATCGATCTCGCGCATATCACCGAAAAGGGTTTCTGGGATGTGGCGAAGACCACGAACCAGCCTTTGATCGCCAGCCATTCCAATGCGCATGCGCTCACCCCCGTCGCCCGCAATCTCACCGACAGGCAGATGGATGCCATCAAGGAAAGTGGCGGTCTGGTCGGCCTCAACTATGCCGTGACCATGCTGCGGGCGGATGCGCGCGACATTGCCGACACCCCGCTTTCCGAAATGGTGCGCCACATCGACTACATGGTGGAGCGCATGGGCATCGACTGCGTGGCGCTCGGATCCGATTTCGATGGCGCGACGGTACCCGTCGGCGTTGCGGATGCGAGCGGCAATCACAATCTGGTTGCGGCGCTGAAATCGGCGGGCTACGGTGACGGAGAACTGGCCAAAATCTGCCGGGAAAACTGGCTGCGCGTCCTATCCCAGGCCTGGCATGAACCGGCCTGA